From Vigna unguiculata cultivar IT97K-499-35 chromosome 5, ASM411807v1, whole genome shotgun sequence, the proteins below share one genomic window:
- the LOC114183756 gene encoding uncharacterized protein LOC114183756: protein MIKRRFFKLDHGDKDVSDPSSSSSDSELEAEAEATEEESSEDDATVEAKPNGDEAVSTSSGYASEDSSANDVDVDSTGVLFSEDDGGAINERDMLFNKEFLSKPDTEKSNVIAEKETVQADMPDYVLKHKSVFKCKICPRITCLSEGTLRDHLQSKRHARSVKLLSEGRLKVMLNSDGEIENQEIADVPSIDSEDNAEKNHEAQKQQKKRFRKKKSGIAKTKKFLSTEGPVKRRQKKRQV from the exons atgataaagagGAGGTTCTTCAAGCTCGACCACGGTGATAAAGATGTCTCGGATCCGTCGTCTTCTTCTTCGGACTCCGAGCTTGAAGCCGAAGCAGAAGCTACTGAAGAAGAGTCTTCAGAGGATGATGCTACAGTAGAAGCAAAACCGAACGGTGATGAAGCCGTTTCAACTTCTTCTG GGTATGCAAGTGAGGATAGTTCTGCGAATGATGTTGATGTCGACTCAACAG GTGTGCTATTCAGTGAAGATGATGGTGGAGCTATAAATGAAAGAGACATGCTTTTTAACAAGGAGTTCCTGAGTAAACCTGACACTGAAAAGTCTAATGTGATTGCTGAAAAGGAAACCGTACAGGCAGATATGCCAGATTACGTTTTAAAACACAAATCAGTATTTAAGTGCAAGATATGTCCCCGAATTACCTGTTTATCTGAAGGCACTTTGAGGGATCATCTGCAATCAAAG AGACATGCTCGATCTGTAAAACTACTCAGTGAGGGTAGACTGAAGGTTATGCTCAACAGTGATGGTGAGATTGAGAATCAAGAGATAGCAGATGTACCATCTATAGATTCCGAG GATAACGCTGAGAAGAATCACGAAGCGCAGAAGCAGCAGAAAAAGAGATTCAGAAAGAAG AAAAGTGGCATAGCAAAGACAAAGAAATTCCTTTCAACGGAAGGACCAGTCAAGAGAAGGCAAAAGAAACGACAAGTCTAA